The nucleotide sequence TTGCCATCTACTGTGACTTGTTGGGAAAGTATCTTTGTAAATATCGtattgtttgtaaaaaaaaaaaaacaggagaTTATTAGTGGTTAAACCACGGTTGATATTTAGGACAGGTTGAGGTTGTGTGAATTTGCAGCTATATTAATGGGTTGAACTGGACATGGAGGTGGGACCAGAGCTCATTTAATCACCTGATGTATTTTTTAAGGAAGTATATGAAAACGAACCTTGTTTTCTCCATAACGTTTTCTCTCATCAGTGTGGGGATTCTCCTGTGAATACATAGTcttctcctttcttcttcctGCTCAGGCTGTTCTTTAAGCCATGGTTGCAGAGGTAAGTAAACTTTCTGCCTGAAGAACTTATAATTCTCTGGATTTCGAagtgtgtatttgtttgttaaCGCTTTTATCAAGTTTGTTTCTTCTCTTTTAACCTGCAAGTTTGTTTCTTCTGTGCTTCTTGGTTCAGCGTTTGAATAGGATTATAGGATGAGAACTTAACTCAATTTGCGTATGCAGATGTGGGTTAGGCTAGTTGGTCAGGACAGTGCATCTAAGTCCTTGTACCTAAGTTCGAATCTCCTCCCCGTAGATTATTTTCCGGCTTAGGAAAGCATAACTAGAAGCATGCATGTTTGTTCTGGAAGAGTTAAATatcaggaggaggaggaggaagtcAAATCAAAAGTATATTTTTAGGACTGCTTTACTTTTCCATTAATCTAATTCTAATCCTGCTTAGATATTGAGAAATTGGTTGAGCTGCAGACATAGATAGCAGGTAGACCTAAACAATGCAACTACTTTGTCGGTCAAATCCCTATTGAATATTAATCAATCAactaatagggtttaattttacTAATCACCATAATTAGGGATCTAATATTACTATTGATGGTTCCCTCTCTTCCACCTAATCCCTGCATTTTCATGCACAATCTATCTTTTTGTAACAAACATGTTTAGGATTTGAGTCAAAAACCTGCATTTTCTGTTGCATTTCTTTATGTAAACACGCGATCTGCGAAACGTTGAATTGTTAAATCCCCAGGATCTTGAAATGCACCATGGATGGCCCCTAGGGCTTGAGATCATGAACATGAGACTTAGAGTGGTGGGGAGCTTACCAGCTGCAGTTGTAGAACACCAGTCCTCGCACCTTCGCTCCGCCAGTTTCACCTCCTTTTCGTCCTCCAACCTTGACACCGAGGTAAATCCTGCCTTTGTTTCAATTGCCTTGATTCCCACATTGCCAACTTGTTCCCTTCTCATGGAATGTGATTGTCTACTTCCCCAACTAGTCCTCAGCATCCTTCTTCCAAGACCACAGCATGTCACTAGGCCGACTAATTGGGATTCGAACGGGTGATAGAGGACGGTTGTACTTCCCCAATTCCATCCGCTTCGAAGAGCATGACAGGATTTCGATCAAGGGTTCGCAGTCTGAGGTCTCCGCGAGACGTCGAGTAGACATGTCTCGGCGTATCTGCATCCCGCTGCTGCTTGGAGCTCTCGTAAAGATCAGCAGGAGTAAGAGCAAGAGCAAGCCTAAGAAGGCAATGTTCGATGCCAGAGGCTAAGTGCATTTTGTACACTTCCATACGAAGGGAAATAAACTTCACTTCCGTACCATGACATTGTGTCACATTTCTCCAGTCATTTGTGTACTCAGAACTGAGTTATTCGTTGTGAATCCAGATTTTTATCACAGTTGACGTGTTGATTGAGAGTCCGAAATTGCTTGGAATTGAATCAAACCTTCTATCTTGTCAATTTCTGAAACGAGATTTTGCATTTCGCACCAAGTATTGCATTTCGCTTGTTGTGCTTGGTCACtttgtttcaaaatttaaaagttaTGAATCGGAAATATACTTAACTACTTGAGTTACAAGCTAAATAACGTCACTATTTGAAGTTCAAGattttatttttgacaaatTGATATTCTATTTTAAACTACTTTAATTTATAGGCACGAGGATTCGAACTTGGATGCAAGAAGGCAAACACACTGCCTTAACCAACTATCTTTGTGAAGTTTGATTTAACCGAACTAAGATtgttaaattttataattttgaatataaatagaAAGAAGTAAAAGATTTGTAGAGTAATTGTGTGGTTAAGAACAGGAATGGAGATTCCAAGCCGTTAGATCTTGACCGAAAAATCACAGCCTTGTACTTCGTCCCCCAATCATCGTATGCCACGCCCTCAATCATGGGAGTAGGCATACAAGCGAAACACACCAGAACGCTCCTCTATAGTCCCCAAACCTTCTtcccactcaacgaaatcctaAAACCCCAAAACAATCCGCCATCCCACAACCATGTCCTCCTTCGCCGCCGCCAGGTCCGTCCTCCGCTCCTCTGCGGCGCGAACCACCGTGGCCTCGAGGCTCGCCTCCGCCGCCAGACCCAAACCAGCCTCCTCACCATTTCACATCCCCAAACCAACCCAAAGGCTCTCGGCTCCTCGCATTTTCAGGTAAATCGAACATTCATCAAACCCTAAATCTCATCACTTTCAATGTTAATTATTTTAatcaatttcaattttatttaaaaatgtgtgctttgttgctttgaaggtcGCCCGTGGAGTTGAGCTGCTGCGTGGAGACGATGCTTCCGTACCACACAGCCACAGCCTCTGCATTGCTCACTTCGATGCTCTCCGTCTCTCAGCGCTCCTACGGTTGGACCTCCGAAGGTATTCCCTCTTTGTCTTTCGAGTTTTCGTTTTGTGATGCGTGATGGGTGTTTGCTGAATTGTTTATTTGTGGCATTGGATTTGGAAATTGCTTATCGGCTCAATTACTTGTTTCGTGTTCAATTCGTGTTCTTTGTGAGTACATTATAAGTTGTTCTGTTTCGAGTGTTTTAGTCAATAGGCAATCTGATTTGTCATAAGCAAGGCTTTGAATTGAAAGGACAAAATTTTTGCATTGTAGTTTATCTGTGTATTGATCGATGATTGCTTGTTTATGTTCGGAAATTCGAGCACTGTGGTTTCTTTTAATTGCAGAGTATTTGCTATATTGTTCCTGAAGTGAAATTGGGGTTCTTTTAGTGATTCATTACTTGTCATCTAGATTAGAATTCTAAGGAATGCAGGTCATTTAGCATTACTTCAAGTCTATCATTTAACTATTGCGTAAGTTATTACGGTGCATTAAGAAGTGGGCATCTTTACTTGCTCAAAAGTTTTAACATTTTGGCTACAATGACAGCCTAATTGTTTAAAattcttcaattttcttttcttttttctttgtctgAGAAGGGGGGTGATGTTAGATGATCATGGATGGAAGTATTGCCAGGACTTAAAATCAGTGAGACAATCTTTTTGcctattttgctccaaaatttcatccttttcttttggtctatcccatctttctctctatctctccccGTCTTGTGCAATGAAAGAATGCatatgcttttgcttttgtaggGCAAGACAAGACTAGATGAGGATCAAGCATCAGATATGGAGtgacttggatttatttttgttgtCGACTTCTCTTCAGTAGACTAGATAAGAAGACTATGGTCTACAACTATTTTTGTTGGCTTTTATATGTAAAATTGGGTTTTCCTCCAATGTAACAGTTGTATTTCTTGCACAAAT is from Malus sylvestris chromosome 5, drMalSylv7.2, whole genome shotgun sequence and encodes:
- the LOC126622301 gene encoding uncharacterized protein LOC126622301, with the translated sequence MVAEDLEMHHGWPLGLEIMNMRLRVVGSLPAAVVEHQSSHLRSASFTSFSSSNLDTESSASFFQDHSMSLGRLIGIRTGDRGRLYFPNSIRFEEHDRISIKGSQSEVSARRRVDMSRRICIPLLLGALVKISRSKSKSKPKKAMFDARG
- the LOC126622303 gene encoding protein NUCLEAR FUSION DEFECTIVE 6, mitochondrial-like isoform X5, which codes for MSSFAAARSVLRSSAARTTVASRLASAARPKPASSPFHIPKPTQRLSAPRIFRSPVELSCCVETMLPYHTATASALLTSMLSVSQRSYGWTSEGL
- the LOC126622303 gene encoding protein NUCLEAR FUSION DEFECTIVE 6, mitochondrial-like isoform X3 is translated as MSSFAAARSVLRSSAARTTVASRLASAARPKPASSPFHIPKPTQRLSAPRIFRSPVELSCCVETMLPYHTATASALLTSMLSVSQRSYGWTSEGG
- the LOC126622303 gene encoding protein NUCLEAR FUSION DEFECTIVE 6, mitochondrial-like isoform X2 codes for the protein MSSFAAARSVLRSSAARTTVASRLASAARPKPASSPFHIPKPTQRLSAPRIFRSPVELSCCVETMLPYHTATASALLTSMLSVSQRSYGWTSEGQDKTR
- the LOC126622303 gene encoding protein NUCLEAR FUSION DEFECTIVE 6, mitochondrial-like isoform X4, yielding MSSFAAARSVLRSSAARTTVASRLASAARPKPASSPFHIPKPTQRLSAPRIFRSPVELSCCVETMLPYHTATASALLTSMLSVSQRSYGWTSEDG
- the LOC126622303 gene encoding protein NUCLEAR FUSION DEFECTIVE 6, mitochondrial-like isoform X1, which encodes MSSFAAARSVLRSSAARTTVASRLASAARPKPASSPFHIPKPTQRLSAPRIFRSPVELSCCVETMLPYHTATASALLTSMLSVSQRSYGWTSEDCNDDV